From Penaeus chinensis breed Huanghai No. 1 chromosome 29, ASM1920278v2, whole genome shotgun sequence:
CACCAAAGCACGGGGAAGGATCATGACTGGTGGTTCAACTGACTTCGCAGGGGAGACCACGCTACCGATGTGTGCCGCTGCTTGCCTTTGTCCCGTATTTATGCCAGACATCTGCTTCTTCCTCAAGGACATATGCTTTTGCTGAGATGTCCTTGAACTTCATAACTgaaatcttgattttttttagttCTGAAATCTTTTGACAAGTCATGCATTGTAAgagttgtttgttttaattttctctatgtgaaaaaaaaacgaaaaaaaaaaaaattacccttaTGACTGACCTTGATTTACCTAATGTAATATCGGAATTTCCGTAAGGCAAGCTTGTATTCATGCTTCTCATTCGCATTTATCAAAATCACCTAACTTTAGTTATCCACATCTACAAACATTATTTGGCCTTTATTGTTTCaattaagcatacatacacaggcatgcACAACTCAAGCATTTTGTGTatatggaaatagagatagagaataaggaaagaaaaaaaggatagcaAAGGCAGATGAATAAACTGAAATAGTGGTAGAGCTAGAGAAACTGACAGTTATACCGTCTACCGTCATGTTGACACCAATATATTCAATTTTCGTATCTTAACGAGAAATATAAAGGAATGACCTTTGGCACGGATTGACCTCcgtcattcatttattcaaaaGGTCTAAGTTGTTCataaatactatattatatacgtgtgtgtagatagatatctgtatagATGTAAGCACATATAGACAGGTCaatagagagatgaacagagcTACATGTACAGAGAGTATGTAAATAAAATCCGAATCCTGATCATATAAACAATCAAGAATAATTATTGGCAATTGATTTGAGTTTTCGTATATgaacgagaggaagggaagagaatgaccAGCAGCAATGATCGTGAGCCTTCATTCCTGTATTCAAGATGCACGTTATTAAATGTGAAAAAACAACGCCATGCGTGACAGCAGGGAAAATCGGAGAGTAGATTAATCTAAGtaattcatacatatgtgcatataagcttatgtacatatttgtagatacatacatacaaaagacagaaaggtagatactCGTAGATAGAGATACAGGTACAGAGAGTATGTAAATAGAATAAAATCAAATTTGATCTgaatttgatatatatgcataaatataatgtttatctaatgtattaatacatattcatatatcgatTCAGATAAAATGAGTATAATACTGATTTTCTTACTGCTTATGTACACTATGAATGGTAATAAATCagagaaacaattttttttttttttttttcaactttatttCCTGTGCAGAAACGGTCGAAATCGAGTCGACAGAATTGGCCGTTGTGCATAAAGATTACCATCCGTAGCTTCCTCCGccacttcctcgtcctcgtccgcgtatatatgcgtatacacacacaaacatatatgtatacacgcactctcatatatagatatataagcagaaagatagatagattagtagatctTACACATAGAATCAATTTTTCAATAAAATCAGAATTTTTATCTGATTCCTTCCAGAAATTCCAGTCATATCGGATAAACATTTGTTCGTTTTATGTAGTGTGTTCATCAGTGATTTAGGTTACTAATCCGATGTAAAGAGGTTTTACTACTTATTACCAAGTTAAGAACAAAACTGAAACTTTACTACATATATAGTTACTGCTGGAAGTGCAACACATTAATCTTCATATCAAAtcaaatcatttatatatgtatgtatgtatatttgaatatatacatatatttcttcatatcattatatatatatatttgtttgtatatgtatatatacacatatatgtgtatatacacatatgtatatatacatatatacatatatgtgtgtatttatgtagattatatgtatatatacatgtatgttattcatatttgtatatatatacatacatacatatatatatatatatatatatatatatatatatatatgcatcttcgtgtgcgtgtgtgtaatatgcatctgtgtgtgccgGTGTGTAATACACATAATCGATCATATCAAGGATGTATAATGTGTGATTTATGTGTTtacttgaaaaaagaaagaaaatcttatTGACTATATACTCCGAATAGTggtgaaacagagaaagacgtTTTTGCTTTccgcatttttgttttctttgcagaTATATTTGAAATCAGGTTGACAGAAAAGATCTTTAAGTTAGATAATTGATTACCATCCGTAGCTTCCTCcgccacctcctcgtcctccgccgaaggatcctcgtcctcctcgtcctccgccttgGCCGAAACCGCCGCTGCCGCCCACGCTGCCGCCACCGAAACCTGAGCCGCCGCCAACGACACTAGGAAGAACGCCAACGCCGACCAAGCGCGCGCGGACGACGCTGCCTCCACCTCGTCCGCCGCCATATCCGCCGCTTCCTCCGCTAAATCCTTGGgatcctccacctactcctccagcACCTCCACTAAATCCACCAGATCCACCGTGTCCAGCAAACCCTCCTCCACCGCCACTAAATCCTCCGGCGTTACCAAAgccacctcctccaccgcctcctctgcTCCCGTATCCACCTCCACCGGCCTTAGCCGAGTAAACCATTGCCATTAAGGCCAGAACCACGatctgaaggaagagaggaaaacactATGTAATTCATTCATGCTTAAAACACGCCTATGAAAAAAATCGCAGTACAAATAAAATGgtctaaagaaaattaataaagtgTCACACTGTAAAAGGATTAAGCTAATGCAAGTTAAACTGCTATACGATCTCATTGTCTCACCAAAGCACGGGGAAGGATCATGACTGGTGGTTCAACTGACTTCGCAGGGGAGACCACGCTACCGATGTGTGCCGCTGCTTGCCTTTGTCCCGTATTTATGCCAGACATCTGCTTCTTCCTCAAGGACATATGCTTTTGCTGAGATGTCCTTGAACTTCATAACTgaaatcttgattttttttagttCCGAAATCTTTTGACAAGTCATGCATTGTAAgagttgtttgttttaattttctctatgtgaaaaaaaacgaaaaaaaaaaaaaattacccttaTGACTGACCTTGATTTACCTAATGTAATATCGGAATTTCCGTAAGGCAAGCTTGTATTCATGCTTCTCATTCGCATTTATCAAAATCACCTAACTTTAGTTATCCACATCTACAAACATTATTTGGCCTTTATTGTTTCaattaagcatacatacacaggcatgcACAACTCAAGCATTTTGTGTatatggaaatagagatagagaataaggaaagaaaaaaaggatagcaAAGGCAGATGAATAAACTGAAATAGTGGTAGAGCTAGAGAAACTGACAgttataaaaatgaagataagggTTGAATAAACACTGCCATTAAATTATGTTGTTTAAGGGAGGCTTCAAGCTCATGCCTTTATGTTCGTCAAAAATTTCTACATAGGCATAATTAACTTGGCATTATCTTTACGTGATTTTTTATATCTTAATTCTACCGTCATGTAGACACCAATATATTCAATTTTCGTATCTTAACGAGAAATATAAAGGAATGACCTTTGGCACGGATTGACCTCcgtcattcatttattcaaaaGGTCAAAGTTGTTCATAAATACTAtactatatacgtgtgtgtagatagatatctgtatagATGTAAGCACATATAGACAGGTCaatagagagatgaacagagcTACATGTACAGAGAGTATGTAAATAAAATCCGAATCCTGATCATATAAACAATCAAGAATAATTATTGGCAATTGATTTGAGTTTTCGTATATgaacgagaggaagggaagagaatgaccAGCAGTAATGATCGTGAGCCTTCATTCCTGTATTCAAGATGCACGTtattaaatgtgaaaaaaaacgcCATGCGTGACAGCAGGGAAAATCGGAGAGTAGATTAATCTAAGTAATTCATAcataatatgtgcatataagcttatgtacatatttgtagatacatacatacaaaagacagaaaggtagatactCGTAGATAGAGATACAGGTACAGAGAGTATGTAAATAGAATAAAATCAAATTTGATCTgaatttgatatatatgcataaatataatgtttatctaatgtattaatacatattcatatatcgatTCAGATAAAATGAGTATAATACTGATGAAAGATTTTCTTACTGCTTATGTACACTATGAATGGTAATAAATCagagaaacaattttttttttttttcaactttatttCCTGTGCAGAAACGGTCGAAATCGAGTCGACAGAATTGGCCGTTGTGCATAAAGATTACCATCCGTAGCTTCCTCCGccacttcctcgtcctcgtccgcgtatatatgcgtatacacacacaaacatatatgtatacacgcactctcatatatagatatataagcagaaagatagatagattagtagatctTACACGTAGAATCAATTTTTCAATAAAATCAGAATTTTTATTTGATTCCTTCCAGAAATTCCAGTCATATCGGATAAACATTTGTTCGTTTTATGTAGTGTGTTCATCAGTGATTTAGGTTACTAATCCGATGTAAAGAGGTTTTACTACTTATTACCAAACTAAAACTTTACTACATATATAGTTACTGCTGGAAGTGCCAAACATTAATCTTCATATCTAAtcaaatcatttatatatgtatgtttgtatatttgaatatatacatatatttcttcatatcattatatatatttatttgtttgtatatgtatatctacacatatatgtgtatatacacatatgtatatatacatataaacatatatgtgtgtatttatgtagattatatgtatatatacatgtatgttattcatatttgtatatatatacatacctatatatatatatatatatatatatatatatatatatatatatatatatatatgcatctgtgtgtgcgtgtgtgtaatatgcatctgtgtgtgccgGTGTGTAATACACATAATCGATCATATCAAGGATGTATAATGTGTGATTTATGTGTtcacttgaaaaaaagaaagaaaatcttatTGACTATATACTCCGAATAGTggtgaaacagagaaagacgtTTTTGCTTTccgcatttttattttctttgcagaTATATTTGAAATCAGGTTGACAGAAAAGATCTTTAAGTTAGATAATTGATTACCATCCGTAGCTTCCTCcgccacctcctcgtcctccgccgaaggatcctcgtcctcctcgtcctccgccttgGCCGAAACCGCCGCTGCCGCCCACGCTGCCGCCACCGAAACCTGAGCCGCCGCCAACGACACTAGGAAGAACGCCAACGCCGACCAAGCGTGCGCGGACGACGCTGCCTCCACCTCGTCCGCCGCCATATCCGCCGCTTCCTCCGCTAAATCCTTGGgatcctccacctactcctccagcACCTCCACTAAATCCACCAGATCCACCGTGTCCAGCAAACCCTCCTCCACCGCCACTAAATCCTCCGGCGTTACCAAAgccacctcctccaccgcctcctctgcTCCCGTATCCACCTCCACCGGCCTTAGCCGAGTAAACCATTGCCATTAAGGCCAGAACCACGatctgaaggaagagaggaaaacactATATAATTCATTCATGCTTAAAACACGCCCATGAAAAAAATCGCAGTACAAATAAAATGgtctaaagaaaattaataaagtgTCACACTGTAAAAGGATTAAGCTAATGCAAGTTAAACTGCTATACGATCTCATTGTCTCACCAAAGCACGGGGAAGGATCATGACTGGTGGTTCAACTGACTTCGCAGGGGAGACCACGCTACCGATGTGTGCCGCTGCTTGCCTTTGTCCCGTATTTATGCCAGACATCTGCTTCTTCCACAAGGACATATGCTTTTGCTGAGATGTCCTTGAACTTCATAACTGAAATCTTGAATTTTTTTAGTTCCGAAATCTTTTGACAAGTCATGCATTGTAAgagttgtttgttttaattttctctatgtgaaaaaaaaacgaaaaaaaacttaCCCTTAAGACTGACCTTGATTTACCTAATGTAATATCGGAATTTCCGTAAGGCAAGCTTGTATTCATGCTTCTCATTCGCATTTATCAAAATCACCTAACTTTAGTTATCCACATCTACAAACATTATTTGGCCCTAATTGTTTCaattaagcatacatacacaggcatgcacaactcaagcattttgtatatatggaaatagagatagagaaaaaggaaagaaaaaaaggatagcaAAGGCAGATGAATAAACTGAAATAGTGGTAGAGCTAGAGAAACTGACAgttataaagatgaagataagggTTGAATAAACACTGCCATTAGATTATGTTGTTTAAGGGAGACTTCAAGCTCATGCCTTTATGTTCGTCAAATTTTTTTTACATAGGCATAATTAACTTGGCATTATCTTTACGTGATTTTTTATATCTTAATTCTACCGTCATGTAGACACCAATATATTCAATTTTCGTATCTtaacaataagtaaaaagaaatgacCTTTGGCTCGGATTGACCTCCGTCATTCATGTATTCAAAAAGTCAAAGTTGTTCATAAATAGCATACTATAtacgtgtgtagatagatatctgtatagATGTAAGCACATATAGACAGGTCAATGGAGAGATGAACAGAGCTACATATACAGAGAGTATTAAATAAAATCAGAAtcctaattaaataaaaaatcaagagtAATTATTGGCAATTGATTTGAGTTTTCGTagtgaacgagagaaaaggaagagaatgaccAGCAGCAATGATCGTGAGCCTTCATTCCTTTATTGAAAAATCGCCAAGCGTGACAGCAGGGAGAAATGACCAGGATTAGCAGGATTATCTAAGtaattcatacatatgtgcatataagcttctgtatgaatgtacatacatacatacaaaagctaCAGGTACAGAGAGTATGTATCTAATTTTATCTgaatttgatatatatgcatatatatacgcatgtgcaaATGTAAtggttatctatgtatacataaatatgtatgaattaatatatatattaatatatcgatTCAGATAAAATGGTGAACGATTTTCTTACTGCTTATATACACTATGAATGGTAATAAATCTTCAACTTTATTTCCAGTGCAGAAACGGTCGAAATCGAGTCGACAGAATTGGCCGTGGTGCATAAAGATTACTATCAGTAGCTTCCTCCGCCGCTTCATCGTCAGCGCCGCCACCGACGCTGCTGCCACCGAAGCCTGAGCCGCTGCCGCCGACGCTAGGAAGAACGCCAACGCCGACCAAGCGCGCGCGGACGACGCTACCTCCACCTCGCCCGCCGCCATACCCACCGCTTCCTCCGCTAAATCCTCGGGCTCCTCCACCTATTCCTCCAGCACCTCCGCTAAATCCACCAGCTCCACCGTGTCCAGCAAACCCTCCTCCGCCGCCACTAAACCCACCCCCATTACCAAAGCtacctcccccacttcttcctctgtTCCCGAATCCTCCACCGGCGGGGAATATAAGTAggtataaagagacagacaaacagaaatgtagatagaaatagaggtagAGCTACTGTATTGATGAAGACCAAGCAATTGCTTTTTTGTTCACATCATTTTCCACCAAGCCATAATTTCTTGAATCTGATACCTAAGACTGGTAGATAAGTTATAACCTCGGTAGGGTGttaatgatttattaatttatctatttacgatTTTATGGAATCCTAGAGTAATAGTTGCTAGTTTATTAGGATATCTTACATAaacgagaaagatgaagagaatagTCTATGGCACTGATCGactacctttttattttattttatttttcacatgCGGCGCGTTGTAAAATGTGACACAATCGCCAAACGTTACAGCAGAGAACGTTGGAGAGTAGATTACCTTGTCATTTCatacacaatatgtgtatgtagaagtatgcatgcatgtatgtatatacagatacatatagaacgagagatagaaacttcgctagatatagatatagctacacATACAGGCAGTATGTTAATAAAAAGAGAATTCTTATTTAATCTTAAATTGATTCAGTGCAGTGATTTGTGATTTGATAGACTAATTCGTAGTAAAGTTGTTTATCTAATTCTAACCAagttaagaacaacaacaaaagcgaaaAATATCGATTCCATTACTATGAACATGTATGTAGTTAATGATGGATGTGAATTATACTAATCTTCATATCagatcaaatatacatatacagatcagatatacatatacatacatacatatatgtttgtatatatatctgtatacatatcatattatattttattatatactatattacatatatatatgtatatatatatatatatatatatatatatatgcatataatttgtgtatatatacaatagatcaGATCAAGGATGTGTAATACTAATGTGGCTTTCTGTATCTTCTTTAAAagggattattattgtcattgattatATACTCTAAATAAAAATACGATAAAGAATCATAGACGTTTTCGCATTTcgcaattttattttgtttgcagATACAGTCGAAATCCGGGTATCAGAAGTGACCTTTGCCTGTGGTAATTACCAACCGTAGCTTCCTCCGCCACTTCCTCGTCCTCCGCCGAaggatcctcgtcctcctcgtcctccaccttgGCCGAAACCGCCGCTGCCGCCCACGCTGCCACTGCCGAAGCCCGAGCCGCCGCCGACGCTAGGAAGAACGCCAACGCCGACCAAACGCGCGCGGACGACGCTGCCTCCACCTCGTCCGCCGCCATACCCACCGCTTCCTCCGCTAAATCCTCGGGCTCCACCACCTACTCCTCCAGCACCTCCGCCAAATCCACCAGATCCACCGTGTCCAGAAAGTCCTGCTCCTCCGCCGCCAAATCCACCGGAATTACCAAAgccacctcctccaccgcctcctctgcTTCCGTATCCTCCTCCACCGGCCTTCGCCGAGTAAACCATTGCCATTAAGGCCAAAACCACGatctgaaaaagaaaacaagaaaaaaaatgaaatacctacatatttgtttcttttacaAACAATGTAGATATAAATTATGCGCTCTTCAACATATCAAAGTCAAAAGCAAaaacatattcacaaacaaaatttaacATAAAGTTAAAGATGCTGATAATTCCTCCATAATTCTTCCATACCAAAGATCGGTAAAGGATCATGACTGGCTGTTCAGTAGACTTGCAGGGGAGAAAACGCCTGCGATGTGTGCCGCTACCTGCAGTCTTCCCGTATTTATGCCGAACACCGTTTCTCACAAGGACATGATATGTGGTGgtcatatcttttttatttaagaCAAAACGGATGTAAAGTTTGACGGTTAACATTTTCTCACTCTGGAATGCCTGTGGCAAAGTCACGATCGTGAGCCatgcttgattattattatcgttatcatctattttttttttttttttcattattccgtACCGTTGCGTTGAAGGAAAAtcgtttatgttattttttgttgttgttttcagacGACTGACCTTCGCTGAATTAATTCTCGTGTTTCGTTGAAAAGCAAGCTTCGTGTTTAAGATATATGCATTACCCATAGGCAAGGGgtgatataaatattcatgctAACTTCtgttatacaccccccccccccacccttacacacacaaatacaaaaacacacataaccacatatgtatatctatctatgtatatatgtatatatatatatatatatatatatatatatatatatatatatacatatatacctacctacacacacgcatatatatatgtgtgtgtgtagtttgtatatatatacatacatgcaaccacacgcacacacacacacacacacacacacacacacacacacacacgcacgcacagacaccgacacacatattatgtgtgtgtatgtgcatgtatatgtgtgtttttgtaaatatgttcgcatgtatgcatgtatatttaggtacatacctacacacacacatatatacatacatatgtatacacacacacaaacacacacacactcacacatatatgtatatatataaattccaatGTTTATAATTTTCTCAAAACCAATGTGTCCttatcgtttttttgtttatctccagGGAAACGCACTACACAGGAACGcaagaaaatgtaaaacaaacaaacaatttaaaaatatatattcatagacacaacAATCCCCACGGTTTGTCTTTACATCTATATTTTGGAAATATTTACAGATCTATTGATTAtggtgaaaaacaaaaacaaaaacatatcgaTCCAGCAACAATGAATGAAGGCCACGTAGgaaacacacacttatctatatctatatatctatctatttatctatgtacacacacttcaatctaaatataaatatatacacatatatatacatatactcatatatttacatatgcgcattcatatatatatatatatatatatatatatatatatacatatgtatatatatatatatatatatatat
This genomic window contains:
- the LOC125040952 gene encoding glycine-rich protein 23-like; the protein is MILPRALIVVLALMAMVYSAKAGGGGYGSRGGGGGGGFGNAGGFSGGGGGFAGHGGSGGFSGGAGGVGGGSQGFSGGSGGYGGGRGGGSVVRARLVGVGVLPSVVGGGSGFGGGSVGGSGGFGQGGGRGGRGSFGGGRGGGGGSYGW
- the LOC125040297 gene encoding glycine-rich protein 23-like encodes the protein MILPRALIVVLALMAMVYSAKAGGGGYGSRGGGGGGGFGNAGGFSGGGGGFAGHGGSGGFSGGAGGVGGGSQGFSGGSGGYGGGRGGGSVVRARLVGVGVLPSVVGGGSGFGGGSVGGSGGFGQGGGRGGRGSFGGGRGGGGGSYGW
- the LOC125040953 gene encoding glycine-rich cell wall structural protein-like; the encoded protein is MILYRSLIVVLALMAMVYSAKAGGGGYGSRGGGGGGGFGNSGGFGGGGAGLSGHGGSGGFGGGAGGVGGGARGFSGGSGGYGGGRGGGSVVRARLVGVGVLPSVGGGSGFGSGSVGGSGGFGQGGGRGGRGSFGGGRGSGGGSYGW